The sequence CATGAAGGGAAGGATAAGAGCACGTAGGAACTTGGGCTTAGGAACGAGAATTAAATAAGTGTCCGAACATAGCCACCCCGTGGGCCGTTGAACCAGACAATTAAAAAATTCTCGCTCCTTAGGGTTCGTAAAAGAATTAGTTCCTGTATTTTGCCGAGAAAACGCTGAGAAACACGGGAAGTTATATTTTTACGAACCCTTAGCGTGCGTTTTTGATCAAGGTGTGCTAAAATCACGATACGTATTACGAACAGCTGATCGATAAGGAGACGGTATGGAAACGGTCTTGGTTTCTCCCAAGTTTCAAGTTGTGATTCCACGCGCAGTGCGGGAGGCGCTACGAATTCGGCCCGGTCAGAAGGTGCAAGTCCTGCAGTACGAAGATCGGATCGAGTTGATTCCTCTCCGACCAATCCATGAAATGCGCGGATTTCTCAGAGGCATTGATACAACCATCGAACGGGAGCCGGATCGCGCATGAACGTTGTTGATTCGTCCGGCTGGCTGGAGTATTTCGCTGATGGGCCAAACGCTGATTTCTTCGCGCCGGCAATCGAAGCCATTTCTGATTTAGTCGTGCCCACGATCAGCGTATACGAAGTGTTCAAGCGCATTCTGCAACAGCGCAGCGAAAGTGAAGCGTTGCAGGCCGTCGCCGTGATGATGCGGGGTCGCGCGGTGGATCTCGACGTCCATCTTGCCTTGTCGGCAGCCAAGATTTCAACGCTCCTGCGGATACCGATGGCTGACAGTATGATTCTTGCCACGGCTCGAGCCTACGGCGCCACGACCTGGACGCAGGACGAACATTTCGCGCACATCGAAGGCGTGCAGTACATCGCCAAGCAGGCAGCGGGGGGCTGAGAATCGGTTGAGAGGCCGTTGCAGAGCAAGGTGCCGGGGCACCACACCAGGTTTATGAGCTGGGAAAGGCCCGCAGGTAGGCCTGGATGATCGTATCCCAGACCTGGTTCGCCTCCTCGTCAATCGTCTGGCGGGCGGCGTCAGCCTCGAACCAGGCCAGGGCGCGGCGCACACCCTCTTGCCAGGGCACCGTGGCCACAAAGTCAGGCACGAAGCGCTTGATCTTGCTGTTGTCGAACACCACGCTGCGCGCCTTGTCTCCCAGCAGGCTGCCATGTGCGTGCGGCCAGTAGGCCGCGATCAGGTCCGACGGGATGTGGATGATGTCAGGCTCCACGCCCAGGGCATGGCCGGCCTGCACCGTGAGTTGATCCCAGGTCAACACTTCGTCCGAGGTGATGTGGAAGGCGTGCCCGATGGCCTGCTCACGGCCAAGAAGGCCAACGAAGCCTTTGGCAAAATCACCGTTCCAGGTCATCACCCACAGCGAGGTACCGTCGCCGGGAACGATGATCTTTGCCCGCAGCGCATACGATCGAGGGCCGTCCACGGTGCTGCCAACTGCCCATGCAGAGCGGAATCTGCGTCGGGCCGTAGGTGAGCGAGGGGCGCACGATGGTGACCGGGAAGCCTTCTTGACGATAGGCCGCCAGCAGACGCTCCTCGCAGGCGATCTTGTTGCGTGAGTAGTCCCAGAAGGGGTTGGCCAGCGGCGTGT is a genomic window of Candidatus Amarolinea dominans containing:
- a CDS encoding type II toxin-antitoxin system VapC family toxin, producing MNVVDSSGWLEYFADGPNADFFAPAIEAISDLVVPTISVYEVFKRILQQRSESEALQAVAVMMRGRAVDLDVHLALSAAKISTLLRIPMADSMILATARAYGATTWTQDEHFAHIEGVQYIAKQAAGG
- a CDS encoding AbrB/MazE/SpoVT family DNA-binding domain-containing protein — translated: METVLVSPKFQVVIPRAVREALRIRPGQKVQVLQYEDRIELIPLRPIHEMRGFLRGIDTTIEREPDRA